From Coffea arabica cultivar ET-39 chromosome 9c, Coffea Arabica ET-39 HiFi, whole genome shotgun sequence, one genomic window encodes:
- the LOC113708818 gene encoding glycerate dehydrogenase isoform X1, producing the protein MAKPVQIEVWNPNGKYRVVSTKPMPGTRWINLLIQQDCRVEICTQNKTILSVEDIIALIGDKCDGVIGQLTEDWGDALFSALSKAGGKAFSNMAVGYNNVDVNAANRYGVAVGNTPGVLTETTAELAATLSVAAARRIVEADAFMRGGLYEGWLPHLFVGNLLKRQTVGVIGAGRIGSAYARMMVEGFKMNLIYYDLYQATRLEKFVTAYGQFLKANGEQPVTWKRASSMDEVLREADVISLHPVLDKTTYHLVNKERLAVMKKEAILVNCSRGPVIDEVALVEHLKANPMFRVGLDVFEDEPYMKPGLADMKNAIVVPHIASASKWTREGMATLAALNVLGKIKGYPIWSNPNSVEAFLDENSPPPAACPSIVNAKAIGLPVSKL; encoded by the exons ATGGCAAAACCAGTGCAAATTGAGGTGTGGAATCCGAATGGGAAATATAGAGTTGTCAGCACAAAGCCTATGCCTGGAACTCGTTGGATCAATCTGTTGATCCAGCAGGACTGTCGCGTAGAA ATATGCACACAGAACAAAACCATTTTGTCTGTTGAAGATATCATTGCTCTGATTGGTGATAAGTGCGATGGAGTCATTGGACAG TTGACTGAGGATTGGGGGGATGCACTGTTCTCTGCGTTGAGCAAAGCTGGAGGTAAAGCTTTCAGCAACATGGCCGTGGGATATAACAATGTGGATGTTAATGCAGCCAACAGATACGGGGTTGCCGTCGGAAATACGCCT GGTGTGCTCACAGAGACTACAGCAGAGCTAGCAGCTACACTTTCCGTCGCGGCAGCTAGAAGGATTGTGGAAGCAGATGCGTTCATGAGAGGCGGCTTATACGAAGGATGGCTTCCTCATCT GTTTGTGGGCAACTTGCTCAAACGACAAACTGTTGGAGTGATTGGAGCTGGTCGTATTGGTTCTGCTTATGCCAGAATGATG GTTGAAGGCTTCAAAATGAACTTAATCTACTACGATTTGTACCAAGCCACCCGTCTAGAAAAGTTCGTCACAG CTTATGGCCAGTTCCTGAAAGCCAATGGTGAACAACCCGTGACGTGGAAAAGAGCTTCATCCATGGATGAAGTGCTTCGAGAAGCTGATGTG ATAAGTCTTCATCCTGTCCTCGACAAAACAACATATCATCTTGTGAATAAAGAAAGGCTTGCAGTAATGAAAAAG GAGGCAATCCTTGTGAACTGCAGCAGGGGTCCGGTCATTGATGAGGTAGCTCTTGTGGAGCATCTGAAAGCAAACCCCATGTTTCGAGTCGGTCTTGATGTATTTGAG GATGAGCCTTATATGAAACCTGGGCTTGCAGACATGAAAAATGCTATCGTGGTGCCTCACATAGCATCCGCTTCCAAG TGGACTCGTGAAGGAATGGCAACACTAGCTGCCCTGAATGTCTTG GGAAAGATCAAAGGCTACCCAATCTGGTCTAACCCAAACAGCGTGGAAGCATTCCTAGATGAGAACTCTCCCCCTCCTGCTGCATGCCCAAGCATTGTCAACGCAAAAGCTATAG GTTTACCAGTTTCGAAGCTGTAA
- the LOC113708818 gene encoding glycerate dehydrogenase HPR, peroxisomal isoform X3 codes for MAKPVQIEVWNPNGKYRVVSTKPMPGTRWINLLIQQDCRVEICTQNKTILSVEDIIALIGDKCDGVIGQLTEDWGDALFSALSKAGGKAFSNMAVGYNNVDVNAANRYGVAVGNTPGVLTETTAELAATLSVAAARRIVEADAFMRGGLYEGWLPHLFVGNLLKRQTVGVIGAGRIGSAYARMMVEGFKMNLIYYDLYQATRLEKFVTAYGQFLKANGEQPVTWKRASSMDEVLREADVISLHPVLDKTTYHLVNKERLAVMKKEAILVNCSRGPVIDEVALVEHLKANPMFRVGLDVFEGKIKGYPIWSNPNSVEAFLDENSPPPAACPSIVNAKAIGLPVSKL; via the exons ATGGCAAAACCAGTGCAAATTGAGGTGTGGAATCCGAATGGGAAATATAGAGTTGTCAGCACAAAGCCTATGCCTGGAACTCGTTGGATCAATCTGTTGATCCAGCAGGACTGTCGCGTAGAA ATATGCACACAGAACAAAACCATTTTGTCTGTTGAAGATATCATTGCTCTGATTGGTGATAAGTGCGATGGAGTCATTGGACAG TTGACTGAGGATTGGGGGGATGCACTGTTCTCTGCGTTGAGCAAAGCTGGAGGTAAAGCTTTCAGCAACATGGCCGTGGGATATAACAATGTGGATGTTAATGCAGCCAACAGATACGGGGTTGCCGTCGGAAATACGCCT GGTGTGCTCACAGAGACTACAGCAGAGCTAGCAGCTACACTTTCCGTCGCGGCAGCTAGAAGGATTGTGGAAGCAGATGCGTTCATGAGAGGCGGCTTATACGAAGGATGGCTTCCTCATCT GTTTGTGGGCAACTTGCTCAAACGACAAACTGTTGGAGTGATTGGAGCTGGTCGTATTGGTTCTGCTTATGCCAGAATGATG GTTGAAGGCTTCAAAATGAACTTAATCTACTACGATTTGTACCAAGCCACCCGTCTAGAAAAGTTCGTCACAG CTTATGGCCAGTTCCTGAAAGCCAATGGTGAACAACCCGTGACGTGGAAAAGAGCTTCATCCATGGATGAAGTGCTTCGAGAAGCTGATGTG ATAAGTCTTCATCCTGTCCTCGACAAAACAACATATCATCTTGTGAATAAAGAAAGGCTTGCAGTAATGAAAAAG GAGGCAATCCTTGTGAACTGCAGCAGGGGTCCGGTCATTGATGAGGTAGCTCTTGTGGAGCATCTGAAAGCAAACCCCATGTTTCGAGTCGGTCTTGATGTATTTGAG GGAAAGATCAAAGGCTACCCAATCTGGTCTAACCCAAACAGCGTGGAAGCATTCCTAGATGAGAACTCTCCCCCTCCTGCTGCATGCCCAAGCATTGTCAACGCAAAAGCTATAG GTTTACCAGTTTCGAAGCTGTAA
- the LOC113708855 gene encoding SKP1-like protein 1A: MSSPKIIVLKSSDGETFEVEELVALESQTIKHMIEDNCADTCIPLPNVTSKILAKVIEYCKKHVEAPKSSDGDKSSDEDLKSFDADFVKVDQGTLFDLILAANYLNIKSLLDLTCQTVADMIKGKTPEEIRKTFNIKNDFTPEEEEEVRRENAWAFE, encoded by the exons ATGTCTTCGCCCAAGATAATCGTGTTGAAGAGTTCTGACGGCGAAACTTTCGAGGTGGAGGAATTGGTCGCTCTGGAATCGCAGACCATCAAGCACATGATCGAGGACAACTGCGCCGATACTTGCATCCCTCTGCCCAACGTCACCAGCAAGATCTTGGCTAAGGTCATCGAGTACTGTAAGAAACATGTCGAGGCCCCGAAGTCCTCCGACGGCGACAAGTCCTCCGACGAGGATCTCAAGTCCTTCGATGCTGACTTCGTCAAAGTCGACCAGGGCACTCTTTTCGACCTCATCCTG GCTGCCAACTATCTCAACATCAAGAGCCTGCTCGACCTCACTTGCCAAACGGTGGCAGACATGATCAAGGGCAAGACGCCAGAGGAGATCCGCAAGACTTTCAACATCAAGAATGATTTCACtcctgaggaagaagaggaggtTCGCAGGGAGAATGCTTGGGCATTTGAGTGA
- the LOC113708818 gene encoding glycerate dehydrogenase HPR, peroxisomal isoform X2, which translates to MAKPVQIEVWNPNGKYRVVSTKPMPGTRWINLLIQQDCRVEICTQNKTILSVEDIIALIGDKCDGVIGQLTEDWGDALFSALSKAGGKAFSNMAVGYNNVDVNAANRYGVAVGNTPGVLTETTAELAATLSVAAARRIVEADAFMRGGLYEGWLPHLFVGNLLKRQTVGVIGAGRIGSAYARMMVEGFKMNLIYYDLYQATRLEKFVTAYGQFLKANGEQPVTWKRASSMDEVLREADVISLHPVLDKTTYHLVNKERLAVMKKEAILVNCSRGPVIDEVALVEHLKANPMFRVGLDVFEWTREGMATLAALNVLGKIKGYPIWSNPNSVEAFLDENSPPPAACPSIVNAKAIGLPVSKL; encoded by the exons ATGGCAAAACCAGTGCAAATTGAGGTGTGGAATCCGAATGGGAAATATAGAGTTGTCAGCACAAAGCCTATGCCTGGAACTCGTTGGATCAATCTGTTGATCCAGCAGGACTGTCGCGTAGAA ATATGCACACAGAACAAAACCATTTTGTCTGTTGAAGATATCATTGCTCTGATTGGTGATAAGTGCGATGGAGTCATTGGACAG TTGACTGAGGATTGGGGGGATGCACTGTTCTCTGCGTTGAGCAAAGCTGGAGGTAAAGCTTTCAGCAACATGGCCGTGGGATATAACAATGTGGATGTTAATGCAGCCAACAGATACGGGGTTGCCGTCGGAAATACGCCT GGTGTGCTCACAGAGACTACAGCAGAGCTAGCAGCTACACTTTCCGTCGCGGCAGCTAGAAGGATTGTGGAAGCAGATGCGTTCATGAGAGGCGGCTTATACGAAGGATGGCTTCCTCATCT GTTTGTGGGCAACTTGCTCAAACGACAAACTGTTGGAGTGATTGGAGCTGGTCGTATTGGTTCTGCTTATGCCAGAATGATG GTTGAAGGCTTCAAAATGAACTTAATCTACTACGATTTGTACCAAGCCACCCGTCTAGAAAAGTTCGTCACAG CTTATGGCCAGTTCCTGAAAGCCAATGGTGAACAACCCGTGACGTGGAAAAGAGCTTCATCCATGGATGAAGTGCTTCGAGAAGCTGATGTG ATAAGTCTTCATCCTGTCCTCGACAAAACAACATATCATCTTGTGAATAAAGAAAGGCTTGCAGTAATGAAAAAG GAGGCAATCCTTGTGAACTGCAGCAGGGGTCCGGTCATTGATGAGGTAGCTCTTGTGGAGCATCTGAAAGCAAACCCCATGTTTCGAGTCGGTCTTGATGTATTTGAG TGGACTCGTGAAGGAATGGCAACACTAGCTGCCCTGAATGTCTTG GGAAAGATCAAAGGCTACCCAATCTGGTCTAACCCAAACAGCGTGGAAGCATTCCTAGATGAGAACTCTCCCCCTCCTGCTGCATGCCCAAGCATTGTCAACGCAAAAGCTATAG GTTTACCAGTTTCGAAGCTGTAA